CTGTAACCGTTGCAGGTCTTCCTGTGAAATACCGCGTGGAAGCTTGGGGGCCATGGGATCGTGCTGGGTAGAGTAGAGCCACGCTGTAAAGAGCATCTGTCCGGCACCGCCTCGGTACCAGTTGCCCTGCTCGTAAAACTCACCGACTCGCCCAACCCCGGCTCCATATCCCTGCGGAACCATAGCGGCGTGTGCGGGGTGATCCATGGCGGCCACAGCCATCTGCCATTCTGCTGTAGATGAACAGCCAAGCGTTCCGATATTCCCGTTGCTCCACTCCTGGTCGGCCATCCAGGTAAACGCATCGTAACCGTCCGTTAGCGGAGTGCCGAGGATATCCCAGTCGCCCTCAGAGAAAAATCGTCCTCTTTCGTTCTGAACCACGTAAGCATATCCACGCTGTACAGCTTGAAGTGCAGAGTTCATCGTTCGTGTATTCAGTTCTCCGTTACGGTAAGAGTTAAAATTATAGGGAGTTCTGGAAAAGATGATCGGCACCGGTTCATCTGTTTTGGGCCGATAGATATCGGTTGCTAATCGCACTCCGTCAGACATCGGCATCATCACTTTTTGATCGATGATGGCGACCTCTTCGAGCTGCTCTAATATATTTTGATTCTGCCCATACGCGAAACTGACACATAATATCAGAAATGAGGAGAGCAGAATTGAAATTTTATATCTCATAGTGGAAAGATTTGATTGATTGATAATACACTTAATGTATATGATTCGCAGTTGAGAATGAATCTGTATTAAAAAGAATGGATTAAAACAAAAAACGCCGGACAGCTCTTACCGCTCGGCGTTTTTGTTTGAATATGTTTTACCTCAACCCTCCAAGGGTTCATAACCCTTGGAGGGTTTTAGATGCTCACTCCGAATCAGTTTTCAATTCCCCTTTATTGTATTTATGGATGATGCTTGAAATAAGTTTCTGATAAGGAATGCCCTCTTCCATTGCTTTAACCTGAATATCCTTAAAGTCCTTTTCCGTGAGGCGAATATTAATTCGTTTATTTTTCAGCGTGCTGTTTTTGGCTGCTTGTCTGATCTCTTTCTTTAGTTCTACTCCGGAAGAAACCCACTCTTCGTTTTCATAGGACTCAATAATCTCTTTCTCTTCTTTATCTATATAATCCATTACTGATTCTCATTATTGATCTATGTTTGAGTTGCTTTACGGCTGCGTTAAACTGCAACCGTTTAACGTGAATCAATCCTGTGATCGTTTATGTTATGGTGATTTTGTATATTTAGGGTATTATAAATGGAAAAATACGTTAAAAAATATCACCTCGAAGACCCACAGCAGTACGAAGATGAACGGGAGTACTGGCGCAGTAAAACGCCGGAGGAGCGGCTTTTGGCACTCGAACAACTGCGCAAGCAATACATGAAACTAAAAGGGATAGATGCTGAGCAAGGAGTTCAAAGAGTTTGCGAAATTATTAAACGATCAGAAAGTTGAATATCTGCTTGTAGGTGGATATGCCGTAGTTCTTTACGGGTACGTTAGATATACCGGTGATATTGATTTCTGGATTAACCCAACCGAGGAAAATGCAAATCGCATAGTTGAGGTTCTCGATCGGTTTGGATTTGGAAGCTTAAATCTTACTATTAAAGATTTCACCAAAGATGATCAGATCATTCAATTGGGATATCCGCCCAACCGAATTGATATCATTACTTCTGTAACAGGTCTGACATTCACGGAGTGTTATCCTAAAAGAAAATCATTTTCAATTGAGGGAGTTGAAGTTCAAACCATTTCTCTTGAAGACCTGAAGAAGAATAAAAAAGCAGCCGGTCGATACAAAGATCTTGATGATCTTGAAAACCTTTAGTTTTATTAAGCAGAATTTTTAATTCAATAAACCCCGGACATCTTTCACCGCCCGGCGTTTGAATTTATTTACAACTAAACCTCCAAGGGTTTCGAACCATTGGAGGGTTTTAGTTTTTAGTATGAATGGTGATTAATGCCCGTGCCCATTACTGTTTCCACCGGTGATGGCATGCCAGTCGAACTGCTCGCTGTAGCCTTCCTGTTCCCACCAGAAGGGCAGACGCTCCCGCTCATGGTTACCGAACTCATTCATCGTTTTGGAATCGTATAGACGGCCGTTGATCATGGTGTACTCCACAAACTCGGTATCGTAGATATCCTCGAGAGGATTCCCGTCAATCACAATCAGGTCAGCCAGCTTGCCAGGCTCGAGTGAACCGATATGGTCTCCCATCCCAATGTAGTTGGCGCCGTTGAGAGTCGCCACTTTCAGTGCATCGTGATTGCTCATGCCACCCTGAGTAAACATCCATGTCTCCCAGTGAGCGGCGAGTCCCTGCAGCTGTCCGTGGGCACCGATATTTACAGTAATTCCGCGATCGTGAAGCTCTTTGGCCGCCGCGGCAACCTGCATGTGGCCAATCTCATACTCCTCTTCAGGAACCATCGTTCGGTGACGAGATCTGGAATCAACCATTCCTCTTGGAGTGAATGTCAGCAGATGCTCTTTTTCCCAAACGTTGGTATGCTGATACCAGTAATACTCACCATTCATACCGCCGTAGTTTACGACCAAAGTAGGCGTGTATCCCACATTCGACTCACCCCAAAGTGTTAGTACATCATTGTAAAGCGGAGCAATTGGAATATTGTGCTCTATTCCTGTGTGCCCGTCCAAAATCATGCTCATGTTGTGGGTGAAGGTAGAACCGCCTTCAGGGACTACATTCACTCCTAATTCGCGTGCGGCTTCCAGAACCTGCTGTCGCTGTTCACGCCTTGGCTGGTTGTAGCTTTTCACGGATGTGGCTCCGAATGCCTGAGTTCTGCGAATGGCTGAACGTGCGTCTTCCAAATTGTTAATGACTGTTTTTTGCACATTTTCCGCACCGTACAGAATTCGTCCGGTAGAGAAGATTCGCGGCCCGATCATATTTCCGGATCGCACCATCTCAGCCTGAGAGAAGATCATCTCTGTGTTGGATGACGGATCGTGGGCTGTGGTTACACCGTAAGCCAGGTTCGCAAAATACTCCCACTGTTGATTCGGACTCAGTCCGCTTCGGAAATTACCAATATGAGCGTGCGCATCCACAAGTCCAGGCATGATGGTTTTTCCTTCCACATCCATCACATAGGCACCGCGCGGAATGGAAATTTCGTCAGCCGTTCCAACGGCTTCAATTCGGTTTTCGCGAACCACAATGGTTCCGTTTTCTATAACCTCTTCGCCGTTCATCGTAATGATATGGGCGTTGGTAAACGCAACGGTACCGGATGGTTTGTCAGATTCAATTTCCAGGCCGATGCTGATTGCATCATTATCTCCAAGCGGAAGCTCCTCATTTGTTTCTCCATTCAGAAATTCAAAAGCTTCGTTCAAGCCTACGCTGTAGAATTGTTCACCGAGTGTCCATCGAAGTTCATCGCTGTCGGCTGACCAGTGCAGGTTGTATCCTGCATCACGAGCCACATGTGTGACCGGAATGGATCGAGTGTTGGAACTCAGTGTGATGTCTGTACCAACCTGCGGCATCGGAGCAATGTAAACCTTGTAGAGCTCGGTAAACGCAATCCATTTGTTGTCAGGGCTTGGCGTGTAATCGATAGCATACTCAGATTGGAAATGCTGGCGGTCATCCTGGCCATTCAAATCCATACTTCTAAAGCTGGTGTAGGCCTGATAAAAGATTCGGTCACCGGAAGCATTAAACTTCGGGTTACTTCCACTTTCGGAAATCAGTTTCATTTCGCCACCGCTAACCGGCATCGTGTAAATTCCCGGATTTTGCGTGTATGCATGTCCCTGATGGTTATTTCCGCTATCCCTGCGGAAGAGCAAGGTCTGTCCATCGGGTGAGAAAGATGGTGTACGGTAAATCCCCTTTTCAGTGGTGATCGTTTGCGGACGAGCGTTTCTTCGGTCTAATCGAAGAGTTTTAATTTTTCCAAGCTCTTCATCCGTCCAGGTAACATAGGCAAGTAAATTGCCATCCGGAGAGAAGGACGGTTCAAATTCCAGGTTTTCCTCTTCAGTGATTCGCTCTGGAGTACCGTTAGGCAGATCTTTCTTCCAGAGATATCCGGCCGCGTTGAATACCAGCGTTTCTCCATCAGGTGAGGTTACAGCGTGGCGTACGGCTTTAGCCTGAAATGTATCGGGGGCGGGATCAAACTCAAAATGGACAACATCCGCCAGTTGTTGGTTTACTTCTGCACTGAATGGTATTTCTTCTGCTTCAAGTGTTTCCGTATTCAATTTGTGAATTTTGCCCATGGCCCAGAATACGAGGTGATTTCCATCGGGAGTCCAGCTGATGTTAGTATAGGGACCAAAAATTGCCCAGGCCTGCTGTTGATCAAAACTTAGCTCATCATAAACAGGCTTTTCAATACCGGTTTCAAGATCACGAATGTAGAGAACGGATTTAGTTCGAACCCGCTTTACAAATGCGAGCTGCTTTCCATCGGGAGATACAGTAGGGGAGATTGCTCCGCCGGGTCCGCCTGTAATTCGGTCAATTTCACCGGTTTCGCGATCGTAACGGTTAATGACATAAATCTGACTATTGGCATCTCTGTTGTACTGAAATCCTCCACCGGGGTAAACATCCTGGCTATAGTAGATATATCGTCCGTCAGGAGAAACGTTTGGCTGACCAAGATCCTGCTGATCATTCATTCGTTCCACCAATTGAATACCTGAGCCTCCTGTGATGTGGTACAACCAGAGCTCTCCGGCTCCCAATGACCGACCCGAGGTGAAGTGTTTACGGGCTACGATGTAGTCGCCGTCGGGAGACCATGAGGCATTATTTAGCAGCCGAAAACTCTCTTCGGTAATCTGTTTGGCATCCGAACCGTCGCGATTCATCACCCAGATATTGTCTCCACCGCCGGCATCACTGGTGAATGAGATTTTGGAGCCATCGGGACTAAATCGAGGTTGAATTTCATATGCGAGGTTTTCGCGCAGAACTTTTGCCTCAC
This is a stretch of genomic DNA from Rhodohalobacter barkolensis. It encodes these proteins:
- a CDS encoding toxin secretion, membrane fusion protein, with product MEKYVKKYHLEDPQQYEDEREYWRSKTPEERLLALEQLRKQYMKLKGIDAEQGVQRVCEIIKRSES
- a CDS encoding antitoxin; translated protein: MDYIDKEEKEIIESYENEEWVSSGVELKKEIRQAAKNSTLKNKRINIRLTEKDFKDIQVKAMEEGIPYQKLISSIIHKYNKGELKTDSE
- a CDS encoding amidohydrolase family protein, which encodes MKRLLLFALSFFFALGTYAQENGDDKWDVTQHRADFTEISFDTEEGTWMNLDVSPDGTEIVFDLLGNIYIIPIEGGEAKVLRENLAYEIQPRFSPDGSKISFTSDAGGGDNIWVMNRDGSDAKQITEESFRLLNNASWSPDGDYIVARKHFTSGRSLGAGELWLYHITGGSGIQLVERMNDQQDLGQPNVSPDGRYIYYSQDVYPGGGFQYNRDANSQIYVINRYDRETGEIDRITGGPGGAISPTVSPDGKQLAFVKRVRTKSVLYIRDLETGIEKPVYDELSFDQQQAWAIFGPYTNISWTPDGNHLVFWAMGKIHKLNTETLEAEEIPFSAEVNQQLADVVHFEFDPAPDTFQAKAVRHAVTSPDGETLVFNAAGYLWKKDLPNGTPERITEEENLEFEPSFSPDGNLLAYVTWTDEELGKIKTLRLDRRNARPQTITTEKGIYRTPSFSPDGQTLLFRRDSGNNHQGHAYTQNPGIYTMPVSGGEMKLISESGSNPKFNASGDRIFYQAYTSFRSMDLNGQDDRQHFQSEYAIDYTPSPDNKWIAFTELYKVYIAPMPQVGTDITLSSNTRSIPVTHVARDAGYNLHWSADSDELRWTLGEQFYSVGLNEAFEFLNGETNEELPLGDNDAISIGLEIESDKPSGTVAFTNAHIITMNGEEVIENGTIVVRENRIEAVGTADEISIPRGAYVMDVEGKTIMPGLVDAHAHIGNFRSGLSPNQQWEYFANLAYGVTTAHDPSSNTEMIFSQAEMVRSGNMIGPRIFSTGRILYGAENVQKTVINNLEDARSAIRRTQAFGATSVKSYNQPRREQRQQVLEAARELGVNVVPEGGSTFTHNMSMILDGHTGIEHNIPIAPLYNDVLTLWGESNVGYTPTLVVNYGGMNGEYYWYQHTNVWEKEHLLTFTPRGMVDSRSRHRTMVPEEEYEIGHMQVAAAAKELHDRGITVNIGAHGQLQGLAAHWETWMFTQGGMSNHDALKVATLNGANYIGMGDHIGSLEPGKLADLIVIDGNPLEDIYDTEFVEYTMINGRLYDSKTMNEFGNHERERLPFWWEQEGYSEQFDWHAITGGNSNGHGH
- a CDS encoding nucleotidyltransferase, which gives rise to MLSKEFKEFAKLLNDQKVEYLLVGGYAVVLYGYVRYTGDIDFWINPTEENANRIVEVLDRFGFGSLNLTIKDFTKDDQIIQLGYPPNRIDIITSVTGLTFTECYPKRKSFSIEGVEVQTISLEDLKKNKKAAGRYKDLDDLENL